In one Mesorhizobium australicum genomic region, the following are encoded:
- a CDS encoding GGDEF domain-containing protein, protein MSRLDSAVSQDQRSHAKTSLASGPLGRIFYWLSSSGQPDSDELRGRLIQSIMDRKGALLVGTAVVIATATFAYFMTGAWWPIIWLVTEIVIVAVRLAVISHAERTLGRRREDYVPALLTLGALWTVVFGAGSYACMTSGEPVLAIIASVNTAGAVGAMSSRNAPTPRFASLIMVICCIPFAIASLNAPYPGIGSLAIILPLWVVGMHVIMFQNHDILVRMIRAEKVTRRLAMTDALTGLQNRMALDEKLADMCARLERRIDGDGFSLLYLDLDGFKAVNDRHGHTAGDVLLKAVAERIRHALRPDDHASRNGGDEFSVILPLTGREETAFVAKRLIATISRPFEIGIGDTIQLGVSIGSAYAPDDGLDPAILLASADEALYAAKRAGKGIHREYRPSDDGPPNLDGRARA, encoded by the coding sequence ATGTCGCGTCTCGACAGTGCGGTATCCCAGGATCAGCGCAGCCACGCGAAGACCTCGCTGGCTTCGGGACCCTTGGGGAGGATTTTCTACTGGCTGAGTTCCAGCGGGCAGCCTGATTCTGACGAGCTGCGCGGAAGACTGATCCAGTCGATCATGGATCGGAAGGGCGCCCTTCTGGTCGGAACCGCCGTGGTCATAGCCACTGCGACGTTTGCCTATTTCATGACCGGCGCCTGGTGGCCCATCATATGGCTCGTCACCGAGATCGTGATCGTTGCCGTCCGGCTCGCCGTTATCTCCCATGCGGAGCGAACGCTGGGGCGCCGGCGCGAGGACTATGTTCCCGCCCTTCTCACTCTCGGCGCACTGTGGACCGTCGTGTTCGGCGCCGGATCCTATGCCTGTATGACCAGCGGTGAACCGGTACTGGCCATCATCGCCTCGGTAAACACGGCCGGCGCGGTCGGCGCCATGTCGTCGCGCAATGCGCCGACGCCGCGTTTCGCCAGCCTCATCATGGTGATCTGCTGCATACCTTTCGCGATCGCATCCTTGAACGCGCCTTATCCCGGTATCGGTTCGCTCGCGATCATCCTGCCGCTGTGGGTGGTCGGCATGCACGTCATCATGTTCCAGAACCACGACATACTGGTGCGAATGATCCGCGCCGAGAAGGTCACGCGCCGGCTGGCGATGACCGACGCCCTGACCGGCCTGCAGAACCGCATGGCGCTGGACGAAAAGCTGGCCGACATGTGCGCCCGCCTCGAACGCCGGATCGATGGCGACGGGTTCTCGCTGCTCTATCTCGATCTCGACGGCTTCAAGGCCGTCAATGACCGCCATGGCCATACCGCGGGCGATGTCCTGCTCAAGGCAGTCGCCGAGCGCATTCGTCACGCCCTGCGGCCCGACGACCACGCCTCCCGCAACGGCGGCGACGAGTTTTCCGTCATCCTGCCGCTCACCGGCCGGGAGGAGACGGCATTCGTGGCGAAGCGGCTGATCGCGACGATCTCTCGGCCGTTCGAAATCGGCATCGGCGACACCATCCAGCTCGGCGTCAGCATCGGCAGCGCCTATGCTCCCGACGACGGTCTCGATCCCGCGATACTGCTCGCCTCGGCCGACGAGGCGCTCTACGCGGCCAAGCGTGCCGGCAAGGGCATCCACCGCGAATATCGTCCTTCGGACGACGGCCCTCCAAACCTGGACGGTCGCGCCCGCGCGTAG
- the chrA gene encoding chromate efflux transporter, with translation MTTGAISLAPQPVAFSDAVRVFARIGLLSFGGPAGQIALMHRILVDEKKWLDEARFLHALNYCMLLPGPEAMQLATYAGWLLHGIKGGLMAGVLFVLPGAIVLTALSSLYLLLGDIHVVQGLLFGLKAAVLAVVLEALVKVSRRALTGRPMVAIAILAFIAIALLKLPFPVIIVGAALIGAALHLAGRSGAQKAAKPAIAEVDMPEWTSPSLSRFASTLAVWLALWFGPLLLLHTLLGSQNVFAREASFFSVMAAVTFGGAYAVLAWVAQQAVEVYGWLRPDEMLTGLGLAETTPGPLILVLVFVGFLGGARQSGLEPLAGGLAGAAVTLWFTFVPCFLWIFVGAPYVETVRSVAWLSAALAAVTAAVVGIIANLALWFGLHVLFGTVDDVVAGPFSVRVPDLSSLDPWAVLIAAASAVALFRFHANMLVVLAGAMAAGVAVRLFAT, from the coding sequence ATGACCACCGGCGCGATATCACTTGCACCGCAGCCGGTCGCCTTTTCCGACGCCGTCCGCGTCTTTGCCCGCATCGGGCTCCTCTCCTTCGGCGGTCCGGCCGGCCAGATCGCGCTGATGCACCGCATCCTCGTCGACGAGAAGAAATGGCTCGACGAGGCGCGGTTTCTGCACGCGCTCAACTACTGCATGCTGCTGCCCGGGCCGGAGGCGATGCAACTCGCCACCTATGCCGGCTGGCTGCTGCACGGCATCAAGGGCGGGCTTATGGCCGGCGTCCTCTTCGTGCTGCCGGGCGCGATCGTGCTCACAGCGTTGTCGAGCCTCTATCTGCTCCTGGGGGACATCCATGTCGTCCAGGGGCTGCTCTTCGGGCTCAAGGCGGCGGTGCTGGCGGTCGTGCTGGAGGCGCTGGTCAAGGTCTCCCGGCGGGCGCTGACCGGCCGGCCGATGGTGGCGATCGCGATCTTGGCCTTCATCGCGATTGCCCTGCTCAAGCTGCCGTTCCCTGTCATCATCGTCGGCGCGGCCTTGATAGGCGCGGCACTTCATCTTGCCGGGCGGAGCGGAGCGCAGAAAGCGGCAAAGCCTGCCATTGCCGAGGTGGACATGCCGGAATGGACGAGCCCCAGCCTTTCCCGGTTTGCCTCCACGCTCGCCGTCTGGCTTGCGCTCTGGTTCGGCCCACTCCTGCTTCTCCACACGCTCCTGGGAAGTCAGAATGTGTTTGCGCGCGAAGCGTCGTTCTTCTCGGTCATGGCGGCGGTGACTTTTGGCGGGGCATACGCGGTGCTGGCCTGGGTCGCCCAGCAGGCCGTCGAGGTTTATGGCTGGCTCCGGCCGGACGAGATGCTGACAGGCTTGGGGCTCGCCGAGACCACGCCCGGGCCGCTGATCCTGGTCCTGGTCTTCGTCGGCTTCCTTGGCGGGGCTCGGCAGTCCGGACTGGAGCCGCTGGCCGGCGGCCTCGCGGGGGCGGCGGTGACGCTCTGGTTCACCTTCGTGCCATGCTTCCTGTGGATCTTCGTCGGCGCGCCCTATGTCGAGACGGTGCGCAGCGTCGCCTGGCTTTCCGCCGCGCTCGCGGCGGTGACCGCGGCCGTGGTCGGCATCATCGCCAATCTCGCTCTGTGGTTCGGGCTGCACGTGCTTTTCGGAACGGTGGACGACGTCGTGGCCGGGCCGTTCTCGGTCCGGGTTCCCGACCTCTCAAGCCTCGATCCCTGGGCCGTGCTCATCGCCGCCGCCTCGGCTGTCGCCCTGTTCCGCTTCCACGCCAACATGCTCGTCGTGCTGGCCGGCGCGATGGCCGCGGGCGTGGCGGTGAGGCTGTTCGCCACCTGA
- a CDS encoding LysR substrate-binding domain-containing protein, which yields MSLHLDEDLLRTFLAVADSGNFTHAALRVGRTQSAVSMQIKRLEEAVDAVLFERGARGVSLTSKGGQLLGNARRIVGLLDETAALFDATSLEGKVSIGIHQEYAEERLANALHSFDRRHPGVEITVRCGTSEENLTRVQSGDLDLAVIFDWQGHSDGEVLMVDPTVWVTSEKHLTHERRPVPIALFRDSAWSRDFAIPSLESCGVDYRVAFLSAVKGGLRLAVTSGLAISPISRSDIPPGCRELTADEGFAVVDHSNVVLVINPSSRSAAVAGMAEAIREAFAQIPTQAAIVASGKAE from the coding sequence ATGAGCCTGCATCTCGATGAAGACCTGCTCCGGACGTTCCTTGCCGTCGCCGACAGCGGCAATTTCACCCATGCCGCCCTGCGGGTGGGACGCACGCAATCGGCGGTGTCCATGCAGATCAAACGCCTGGAGGAGGCTGTCGATGCGGTGCTGTTCGAGCGCGGTGCGCGTGGCGTCTCGCTGACCTCCAAGGGAGGCCAACTGCTCGGCAATGCGCGGCGGATCGTCGGCTTGCTGGACGAAACGGCTGCGCTCTTCGACGCGACCTCGCTTGAGGGCAAAGTGAGTATCGGTATCCACCAGGAGTATGCGGAGGAGCGTCTGGCGAATGCGCTCCATTCATTCGACCGTCGCCACCCTGGCGTCGAGATTACCGTCCGCTGCGGAACGTCGGAGGAAAACCTGACCCGCGTGCAGTCGGGCGACCTGGATCTTGCCGTGATCTTCGATTGGCAAGGGCATTCGGATGGCGAGGTTCTCATGGTCGATCCAACGGTATGGGTGACGTCGGAAAAGCACCTGACGCATGAGCGGAGGCCTGTGCCGATCGCGCTATTCCGCGACTCCGCATGGTCCCGCGACTTCGCGATCCCGTCGCTCGAGAGTTGTGGCGTCGACTATCGGGTCGCATTCCTCAGCGCTGTCAAAGGCGGACTCAGACTGGCAGTGACCTCAGGCCTCGCCATTTCGCCGATCTCCCGAAGCGATATCCCACCCGGATGCCGCGAACTGACGGCGGATGAAGGTTTCGCGGTGGTTGACCACTCCAACGTGGTGCTCGTCATCAACCCATCGTCGCGTAGCGCTGCGGTCGCTGGCATGGCCGAGGCGATAAGGGAGGCTTTCGCGCAGATTCCGACGCAGGCGGCGATTGTCGCGTCCGGCAAGGCCGAGTAG
- a CDS encoding DUF1127 domain-containing protein gives MADITAIRLSNVNETLIPCLDTEYTTMTTAYFDATYLPAAAEQSAPLRPASLTRALHDLLAKKDDRLLRDIGLSREDILGLEETARADWRRTRETWSL, from the coding sequence ATGGCTGACATCACAGCAATTCGTTTGTCGAATGTCAACGAGACGCTTATTCCCTGTCTGGACACCGAGTACACGACCATGACCACTGCATATTTCGACGCTACCTATCTCCCGGCCGCTGCCGAGCAATCTGCGCCCCTGCGCCCCGCATCGCTGACCCGTGCATTGCACGACCTTCTCGCCAAGAAGGACGACCGGCTGCTGCGCGACATCGGCCTCTCCCGCGAGGACATTCTCGGTCTGGAGGAAACAGCCCGGGCCGATTGGCGGCGCACCCGCGAAACCTGGAGCCTGTAG
- a CDS encoding 6,7-dimethyl-8-ribityllumazine synthase, with protein sequence MTPTRYAFVKANWHAEIVDRALDGFLELIPADKVDVYDVPGAFELPLLARDLAATGRYGAVAAAAFVVDGGIYRHDFVAQAVVDGLMRAGLDTGVPVLSVSLTPHHYQETEHHRAIYSNHFVEKGREAARAALMITSTRAGLSRIAA encoded by the coding sequence ATGACACCCACCCGCTACGCCTTCGTCAAGGCAAACTGGCATGCCGAGATCGTCGACAGGGCGCTCGACGGCTTTCTCGAACTCATTCCCGCCGACAAAGTCGACGTCTACGACGTGCCCGGCGCCTTCGAACTGCCGCTGCTTGCCCGCGACCTCGCCGCAACCGGCAGATACGGCGCGGTGGCCGCGGCAGCCTTCGTCGTCGACGGCGGCATCTACCGCCACGACTTCGTCGCCCAGGCGGTGGTCGACGGGCTGATGCGTGCGGGACTGGACACCGGCGTGCCTGTCCTGTCCGTCTCGCTGACGCCGCACCACTATCAGGAGACCGAGCATCACCGGGCGATCTACAGCAACCACTTCGTCGAGAAGGGCCGCGAGGCGGCGCGGGCCGCGCTGATGATCACGAGCACGCGCGCCGGGCTGTCGCGGATCGCCGCATAG
- a CDS encoding 50S ribosomal protein L25/general stress protein Ctc has protein sequence MSHDTYELKADAREKVGKGSAREARRNGQIPAVIYGDKQPPLAIALNHKELYYKIHGGGFMTTIATIDVAGKKIQVLPKDYQLDPVTDNPLHIDFLRVSKDTVVTVQVPVHFINEEKSPGIKRGGVLNIVRHEVEFTVPANAIPEFITVDLDGSEIGDSIHISAVKLPAGVKPVISDRDFTIATIAGSSAARSEAGEEAEEAAPKE, from the coding sequence ATGAGCCACGATACGTACGAGCTCAAGGCCGATGCACGCGAGAAGGTCGGTAAGGGGTCCGCCCGTGAAGCTCGCCGCAATGGCCAGATACCCGCAGTCATCTATGGCGACAAGCAGCCCCCGCTCGCCATCGCCCTGAACCACAAGGAACTTTACTACAAGATCCATGGCGGCGGCTTCATGACCACGATCGCCACGATCGACGTCGCCGGCAAGAAGATCCAGGTTCTGCCGAAGGACTACCAGCTCGATCCGGTGACGGACAACCCGCTCCACATCGACTTCCTCCGCGTCTCGAAGGACACGGTGGTGACGGTGCAGGTGCCGGTTCACTTCATCAATGAAGAGAAGTCGCCCGGCATCAAGCGCGGCGGCGTGCTCAACATCGTGCGCCATGAGGTGGAGTTCACGGTTCCCGCGAACGCGATCCCCGAATTCATCACCGTCGACCTCGACGGCAGCGAGATCGGCGATTCGATCCACATCTCGGCCGTGAAGCTGCCGGCGGGCGTTAAGCCGGTCATCTCCGACCGTGACTTCACGATCGCCACCATCGCCGGCTCGTCGGCTGCCCGTTCGGAGGCAGGTGAGGAAGCCGAGGAAGCGGCGCCGAAGGAATAA
- the pth gene encoding aminoacyl-tRNA hydrolase — translation MLILAGLGNPGAQYQNNRHNAGFMAADAIARRHSFSPWTKKFHGLVAEGTLGGEKVLLIKPQTFMNLSGQSVGEAMRFYKLSPSDVAVLYDELDLAPGKVRVKVGGGAGGHNGIRSLDQHIGNAYRRVRIGIGHPGVKELVHGYVLGDFAKADQAWLEPLMDAIGENAPLLAKGDDNSFMNKLALAVPGASKGDGHAAKAARTGEDAGKAKGVSHIRQARPQQPAVKLPESGPMAAMLKKLFGKEE, via the coding sequence ATGCTGATCCTCGCAGGTCTCGGCAATCCCGGCGCGCAGTACCAGAACAACCGGCACAATGCCGGCTTCATGGCGGCGGACGCGATAGCCCGCCGCCATTCCTTTTCTCCCTGGACGAAGAAGTTCCATGGCCTCGTCGCCGAAGGCACGCTCGGCGGCGAGAAGGTGCTCCTCATCAAGCCGCAGACCTTCATGAACCTCTCCGGCCAGTCGGTCGGCGAGGCGATGCGGTTCTACAAGCTCTCCCCCTCCGACGTGGCCGTGCTCTACGACGAGCTCGACCTCGCGCCCGGCAAGGTGCGGGTGAAGGTGGGCGGCGGCGCGGGCGGCCACAACGGGATCCGTTCGCTCGATCAGCACATCGGCAATGCCTACCGGCGCGTCAGGATCGGAATCGGCCATCCGGGCGTGAAGGAACTGGTGCACGGCTACGTGCTGGGCGACTTCGCAAAAGCCGACCAGGCATGGCTCGAGCCGCTGATGGACGCGATCGGCGAGAACGCCCCGTTGCTGGCCAAGGGCGACGACAACTCCTTCATGAACAAGCTGGCGCTCGCCGTGCCGGGCGCCTCGAAGGGCGACGGCCACGCCGCGAAGGCGGCCAGGACGGGTGAGGATGCCGGCAAGGCAAAGGGCGTCAGCCACATCCGCCAGGCTCGGCCGCAGCAGCCGGCCGTCAAGCTCCCCGAATCCGGCCCGATGGCGGCGATGCTGAAGAAGCTGTTCGGCAAGGAGGAGTGA
- the ychF gene encoding redox-regulated ATPase YchF: MGFKCGIVGLPNVGKSTLFNALTRTAAAQAANYPFCTIEPNTGEVAVPDPRLKKLAAAGKSKEIIPTRISFVDIAGLVRGASKGEGLGNQFLANIREVDAIVHVLRCFENDDITHVEGRIDPVADAETVETELMLSDLESLERRVVQFRKRASVKDKEALAVLPVMEQALALLNDGKPVRLLLGKLAADEMPILLGLNLLTSHPVLYVCNVSEAEAATGNEHTKAVEKMAAAQGARVVVISAAIEAEVAQLPDEEAQEFLADLGLEEPGLDKLIRAGYDLLHLITYFTVGPKETRAWTIVRGTKAPQAAGVIHTDFERGFIRAQTIAYEDFITLGGEVGAKEAGKARDEGKEYVVQDGDVLLFKFNT; this comes from the coding sequence ATGGGCTTCAAGTGCGGCATCGTTGGGCTTCCCAACGTGGGCAAATCCACCCTTTTCAACGCGCTGACGCGCACCGCGGCCGCGCAGGCGGCGAACTATCCGTTCTGCACCATCGAGCCGAACACCGGCGAGGTGGCGGTGCCGGATCCGCGGCTCAAGAAGCTTGCCGCGGCCGGCAAGTCGAAGGAGATTATCCCGACCCGCATCTCCTTCGTCGACATTGCCGGCTTGGTGCGTGGCGCGTCCAAGGGCGAAGGACTGGGCAACCAGTTCCTCGCCAACATCCGCGAGGTTGACGCGATCGTGCATGTGCTGCGCTGCTTCGAGAACGACGACATCACCCATGTCGAGGGTCGCATCGACCCGGTCGCGGACGCCGAGACGGTCGAGACCGAACTGATGCTCTCCGACCTCGAGAGCCTGGAGCGGCGCGTCGTGCAGTTCCGCAAGCGCGCCAGCGTCAAGGATAAGGAAGCGCTCGCCGTCCTGCCGGTCATGGAACAGGCGCTGGCCCTGTTGAACGACGGCAAGCCGGTCCGCCTGCTGCTGGGCAAGCTGGCCGCCGACGAGATGCCCATCCTGCTCGGGCTGAACCTCCTGACCTCGCATCCCGTGCTTTATGTCTGCAACGTCTCGGAGGCCGAGGCCGCAACCGGCAATGAGCATACGAAGGCCGTGGAGAAGATGGCGGCCGCCCAGGGCGCGCGCGTGGTCGTGATCTCCGCTGCCATCGAGGCGGAGGTCGCCCAGCTTCCCGATGAGGAGGCACAGGAGTTCCTGGCCGACCTCGGGCTGGAGGAGCCGGGCTTGGACAAGCTGATCCGCGCTGGCTACGACCTCTTGCACCTGATCACCTACTTCACCGTCGGCCCGAAGGAGACGCGCGCCTGGACGATCGTGAGGGGCACCAAGGCGCCGCAGGCCGCCGGCGTGATCCACACCGACTTCGAGCGCGGCTTCATCCGCGCCCAGACGATCGCCTACGAGGACTTCATCACGCTCGGCGGCGAGGTGGGCGCCAAGGAAGCCGGCAAGGCGCGCGACGAAGGCAAGGAATACGTCGTCCAGGACGGCGACGTGCTGCTGTTCAAGTTCAACACCTGA
- a CDS encoding YiiX/YebB-like N1pC/P60 family cysteine hydrolase: MVGVGGWAASLLRRAMIATAALALVALLSACASDPVHMRTGAKCCADAERQPHWLVAVIEPAAPAIGQVIGRISWRSGYLSEPAIQARIVASLQPLDLVFVSSKGRLSGHTIPGLFQHAAIYLGTERELRALGMWSHPSVMPHRDAIRRGAIFIEADMKGVHLSPPSVVLNTDRAVTLRPRIATPGWRQRAVATLFDELGKRFDFNFDAGRSDRLFCVELACRAMPELRLSRNMAYGRETIIPDRAVYEAARGHPRLRFVDYVAGDGRGVRRPGRETLRDDVAGIWPG, translated from the coding sequence ATGGTGGGTGTGGGAGGATGGGCGGCGAGTCTTCTTCGCCGTGCGATGATCGCGACAGCCGCGCTGGCACTCGTCGCGCTGCTGTCCGCTTGCGCCAGCGATCCGGTACACATGCGGACGGGCGCCAAATGCTGCGCCGACGCCGAGCGACAGCCGCATTGGCTGGTTGCCGTGATCGAACCCGCCGCCCCTGCCATCGGCCAGGTCATCGGGCGCATCAGCTGGCGCTCCGGCTATCTGTCCGAGCCAGCCATTCAGGCCCGGATCGTAGCAAGCCTCCAGCCCCTCGACCTCGTCTTCGTCAGCTCGAAAGGCCGACTGTCGGGTCACACGATCCCGGGTCTGTTCCAGCACGCCGCGATCTATCTCGGCACCGAACGGGAGCTGCGGGCGCTGGGCATGTGGTCGCATCCCAGCGTCATGCCTCATCGCGACGCGATCCGGCGCGGCGCGATCTTCATCGAGGCCGACATGAAGGGCGTCCACCTGTCGCCGCCTTCGGTCGTGCTCAACACGGATCGCGCCGTGACGTTGCGGCCGCGCATCGCCACGCCCGGCTGGCGGCAGCGCGCGGTGGCAACGCTCTTCGATGAACTTGGCAAGCGTTTCGACTTCAATTTCGACGCCGGCCGGTCGGACCGGCTGTTCTGCGTGGAACTCGCCTGCCGCGCGATGCCGGAGCTGCGCCTGTCCCGGAACATGGCCTATGGCCGCGAAACAATCATTCCGGACCGCGCCGTCTACGAGGCCGCGCGCGGCCATCCGAGGCTTCGGTTCGTCGACTACGTCGCCGGCGACGGCCGCGGCGTGCGCCGTCCCGGCCGTGAGACGCTGCGCGACGACGTCGCGGGCATTTGGCCCGGATAG